In a genomic window of Saccharothrix sp. HUAS TT1:
- a CDS encoding DUF2537 domain-containing protein produces MELRVQDGRAVLAGRDDAGEREVDPHTLPLGAGLAEALHEWAKVADAVTRSDASPEGVASALVTRRGRQLAGRVAADMGTPVEYTDPVSGELVVVDVPDAPVDEVEDEAEAEAEAVEPTPQEETPWGTGLTVSFIVAAVVTFTVYTLSVGLGETSQWLALLANALVVGGIAPSVWLARKVPVWRWVAYGVVAGVLAAWLSLLLTTVLAP; encoded by the coding sequence GTGGAACTGCGGGTCCAGGACGGCCGGGCCGTGCTCGCGGGCCGCGACGACGCGGGCGAGCGGGAAGTCGACCCGCACACCCTCCCGCTCGGCGCCGGGCTCGCCGAGGCGTTGCACGAGTGGGCGAAGGTGGCCGACGCGGTGACGCGGTCCGACGCGTCCCCCGAAGGGGTCGCGAGCGCCCTCGTGACCAGGCGGGGACGCCAGTTGGCCGGTCGGGTGGCCGCCGACATGGGCACGCCCGTCGAGTACACCGATCCGGTGAGCGGGGAGTTGGTGGTCGTGGACGTCCCGGACGCGCCGGTGGACGAGGTCGAGGACGAGGCGGAAGCCGAGGCTGAGGCCGTCGAGCCGACGCCCCAGGAGGAGACCCCCTGGGGCACCGGGCTGACGGTCAGCTTCATCGTCGCGGCCGTGGTGACGTTCACCGTCTACACGCTGTCGGTCGGGCTGGGCGAGACCAGCCAGTGGCTCGCCCTGCTGGCGAACGCGCTGGTGGTCGGCGGCATCGCCCCGTCGGTGTGGCTGGCGCGGAAGGTGCCGGTGTGGCGGTGGGTGGCGTACGGCGTGGTGGCGGGGGTGCTGGCGGCGTGGTTGTCGCTGCTGCTGACCACCGTCCTGGCCCCGTGA
- a CDS encoding TrmH family RNA methyltransferase: MIEIDDPADPRLDDFRDLSTADRRPDRPGGRGLVIAEGVVVVERLLASPYPVRALLGVRRRVEALGDLPAPAYVTSAEVMAEVVGFHLNRGVLAAADRAPRPDPADLVARSRRLAVLEGVGDHENLGSLFRNAAALGIDGVLLGPGCSDPLYRRSVRVSMGHVLRVPFASLPDLAEGFELLRRNGFVVAALTPRAGSTGLADAGLRGRKAAVVLGSEGPGLTEEAIAAADVAVRIPMAEGVDSLNVATAAAIAFYAIA, from the coding sequence GTGATCGAGATCGACGACCCGGCGGACCCCCGGCTGGACGACTTCCGGGACCTGTCGACGGCCGACCGCCGCCCGGACCGCCCCGGCGGTCGCGGCCTGGTGATCGCCGAGGGCGTGGTGGTCGTGGAACGGCTCCTCGCCTCGCCCTACCCGGTGCGCGCGCTGCTCGGCGTGCGCCGCCGGGTCGAAGCCCTGGGCGACCTCCCGGCGCCCGCCTACGTGACCTCCGCCGAGGTGATGGCCGAGGTGGTCGGATTCCACCTCAACCGGGGCGTGCTGGCCGCCGCCGACCGCGCGCCGCGACCGGACCCGGCCGACCTGGTCGCGCGCTCGCGGCGGCTCGCCGTGCTCGAAGGCGTCGGCGACCACGAGAACCTGGGTTCGTTGTTCCGCAACGCCGCCGCGCTCGGCATCGACGGCGTGCTGCTCGGCCCTGGGTGCAGCGACCCGCTGTACCGGCGCAGCGTCCGCGTCTCGATGGGCCACGTGCTGCGCGTGCCGTTCGCGTCGCTGCCGGACCTGGCGGAAGGCTTCGAACTGCTGCGCCGCAACGGTTTCGTGGTGGCGGCGTTGACGCCGAGGGCGGGCTCGACCGGTCTCGCGGACGCCGGGCTGCGCGGGCGGAAGGCCGCCGTGGTGCTCGGGTCGGAGGGCCCGGGGCTGACCGAGGAGGCCATCGCGGCGGCCGACGTGGCCGTGCGCATCCCCATGGCGGAAGGTGTCGACTCCCTGAACGTGGCGACGGCAGCCGCGATCGCCTTCTACGCGATCGCCTGA
- a CDS encoding glutamate-cysteine ligase family protein: MGTDVSSRTFTREDRRRYRERMQRCMDALGTMLVEDSFSFPRQQMGLEIELNLVDRACRPAMANSEVLEKIDDPSFTLELGQHNLEVNVPPRELAGDETLDLERELVSTLASADDKAHDAGTSIVMIGVLPTLRHEHFDRRWLSNQPRYTTLNDTILAARGEEVVLSMEGSPLPGRVGEKLSSYAESIMPEAACTSVQLHLQVAPDDFAAHWNAAQALAGVQVAIAANSPFLLGRALWHETRIPLFLQATDTRSQELKNQGVRPRVWFGERWITSIFDLFEENVRYFPALLPETGDEDPLDVLGSGGTPSLTELRLHNGTVWRWNRPVYDVVDGVPHLRVENRVLPAGPTVLDTMANAAFFYGAQRALTTLERPLWSQMSFDAAEENLYAGSRHGMGSQLYWPGIGWIPPDELVLRRLLPLAHEGLRACGVSDEARERYLGVIEARCLARRTGSQWQRETVALLEERGADRDTALSAMLGRYVELSHEGEPVHTWPVGL; the protein is encoded by the coding sequence ATGGGTACGGATGTGTCCAGTCGGACGTTCACCAGGGAGGACCGCCGGCGCTACCGCGAGCGCATGCAACGGTGCATGGACGCGCTGGGGACCATGCTCGTGGAGGACAGCTTCTCCTTCCCGCGGCAGCAGATGGGGCTGGAGATCGAGCTGAACCTGGTCGACCGGGCGTGCCGGCCCGCGATGGCCAACTCCGAGGTGCTGGAGAAGATCGACGACCCGTCGTTCACGCTGGAACTGGGTCAGCACAACCTGGAGGTCAACGTCCCGCCGCGCGAGCTGGCCGGTGACGAGACGCTGGACCTGGAGCGGGAACTGGTCTCCACGCTGGCGTCGGCCGACGACAAGGCGCACGACGCCGGGACGTCGATCGTGATGATCGGCGTGCTGCCGACGTTGCGGCACGAGCACTTCGACCGGCGGTGGCTGTCCAACCAGCCGCGGTACACGACGTTGAACGACACGATCCTCGCGGCGCGCGGCGAGGAGGTCGTGCTGTCGATGGAGGGTTCTCCGCTGCCGGGGCGGGTCGGGGAGAAGCTGTCCAGCTACGCCGAGTCCATCATGCCGGAGGCGGCTTGCACGTCCGTGCAGCTGCACCTGCAGGTCGCGCCGGACGACTTCGCGGCGCACTGGAACGCGGCGCAGGCGTTGGCCGGGGTGCAGGTGGCGATCGCGGCGAACTCGCCGTTCCTGCTCGGGCGGGCGCTGTGGCACGAGACCCGGATACCGCTGTTCCTGCAGGCGACGGACACCCGTTCGCAGGAGCTGAAGAACCAGGGCGTCCGGCCGCGGGTGTGGTTCGGGGAGCGGTGGATCACGTCGATCTTCGACCTGTTCGAGGAGAACGTGCGGTACTTCCCGGCGCTGCTGCCGGAGACCGGTGACGAGGACCCGTTGGACGTGCTCGGGTCGGGCGGGACGCCGTCGTTGACGGAGCTGCGGCTGCACAACGGGACCGTGTGGCGGTGGAACCGGCCGGTGTACGACGTCGTGGACGGCGTCCCGCACCTGCGCGTGGAGAACCGCGTGCTACCGGCCGGCCCGACCGTGCTGGACACCATGGCCAACGCCGCTTTCTTCTACGGCGCGCAGCGGGCGCTGACCACTTTGGAGCGTCCACTGTGGAGTCAGATGTCGTTCGACGCGGCGGAGGAGAACCTGTACGCCGGGTCGCGGCACGGGATGGGCTCGCAGCTGTACTGGCCCGGCATCGGCTGGATCCCCCCGGACGAACTGGTCCTGCGCCGCCTGCTGCCACTGGCCCACGAGGGGCTGCGCGCGTGCGGCGTGTCGGACGAGGCGCGCGAGCGCTACCTCGGCGTGATCGAGGCCCGGTGCCTGGCGCGGCGGACGGGCTCGCAGTGGCAGCGCGAGACGGTGGCGCTGCTGGAGGAACGGGGCGCCGACCGCGACACCGCGCTGAGCGCGATGCTCGGGCGGTACGTGGAACTGTCGCACGAGGGCGAACCGGTCCACACCTGGCCCGTGGGCCTCTGA
- a CDS encoding ABC-F family ATP-binding cassette domain-containing protein, translating to MLTARKVTLSFGPRTVLSEVDLDVPAGERVGLIAPNGVGKSTLLRVLAGELKPDSGVVTAGGVVAHLTQETEIRDDESLRDHLARRTGVAAAERSFEAATRALSEGVAGAEDAYARAFDAWTASGAADFAERADEVCQRLGLPATLLDERGSGELSGGQSARLRLAAVLLTTADVLLLDEPTNDLDLAGLEVLENHVLRSRAGMVLVSHDREFLARTTTAIAELDEFSHGVTAFSGGWDAYVQEQGRARQRAREEYEAYAARRDALTQRSRQTREWSRQGVRRNAKSDESDKFVKFFAKQGAENLTAKASTVDRALERLEEVEEPREPWELRLTLPSAGRGSSVAFTLRGAVVSRGDVTLGPIDLTVGAGERWRIAGPNGSGKSTLLGALLGRLPLDAGERGQGPAVVVGEVDQVRADFAVDAPVLEVVTGLTGLADVEARTLLAKFRVGADAVLRPARSLSPGERTRAGLAVLQARGTTCLVLDEPTNHLDVAAIEQLEQALEGYGGTLLLVTHDRRLASAVGVDHTLDVRTLAR from the coding sequence GTGTTGACAGCCAGGAAGGTCACGCTGTCGTTCGGTCCGCGGACCGTGCTCTCGGAGGTGGACCTCGATGTTCCCGCAGGTGAGCGCGTAGGGCTGATCGCGCCGAACGGCGTCGGCAAGTCGACGCTGCTGCGCGTGCTCGCCGGCGAGCTGAAGCCCGACTCCGGCGTCGTCACCGCCGGCGGGGTGGTCGCCCACCTCACCCAGGAGACGGAGATCCGCGACGACGAGTCGCTGCGCGACCACCTGGCCCGCCGCACCGGCGTGGCGGCGGCCGAGCGCTCGTTCGAAGCCGCCACCCGAGCGCTGAGCGAAGGCGTCGCGGGGGCCGAAGACGCCTACGCGCGGGCGTTCGACGCCTGGACCGCCTCCGGCGCCGCCGACTTCGCCGAACGCGCCGACGAGGTGTGCCAACGGCTCGGCCTGCCCGCGACGCTGCTGGACGAGCGCGGGTCCGGGGAGCTGTCCGGCGGGCAGTCGGCCCGGCTGCGGCTGGCGGCCGTGCTGCTCACCACCGCCGACGTGCTGCTGCTGGACGAGCCGACCAACGACCTCGACCTGGCCGGGCTGGAGGTCCTGGAGAACCACGTCCTGCGCAGCCGGGCCGGCATGGTCCTGGTCAGCCACGACCGCGAGTTCCTGGCCCGCACCACCACCGCCATCGCCGAGCTGGACGAGTTCAGCCACGGCGTCACCGCCTTCAGCGGCGGGTGGGACGCGTACGTGCAGGAGCAGGGCCGGGCCCGGCAGCGCGCGCGGGAGGAGTACGAGGCTTACGCGGCGCGGCGTGACGCGTTGACGCAGCGGTCGCGGCAGACGCGGGAGTGGTCGCGGCAGGGCGTGCGGCGCAACGCGAAGTCCGACGAGAGCGACAAGTTCGTCAAGTTCTTCGCCAAGCAGGGCGCCGAGAACCTGACCGCCAAGGCCTCCACAGTGGACCGCGCGCTGGAACGGCTGGAGGAGGTCGAGGAGCCGCGCGAGCCGTGGGAGCTGCGGTTGACGCTGCCCAGCGCGGGGCGGGGCAGCTCGGTCGCGTTCACCCTGCGCGGCGCTGTCGTCAGCCGCGGCGACGTCACCCTCGGGCCGATCGACCTGACCGTCGGCGCGGGGGAGCGCTGGCGCATCGCCGGGCCCAACGGCTCGGGCAAGTCCACGCTGCTCGGGGCGCTGCTCGGCAGGCTGCCGCTGGACGCCGGCGAGCGCGGTCAGGGGCCGGCGGTCGTGGTCGGCGAGGTCGACCAGGTGCGGGCCGACTTCGCGGTGGACGCGCCGGTGCTGGAGGTCGTCACCGGGCTGACCGGGCTGGCCGACGTCGAGGCACGGACGTTGCTGGCGAAGTTCCGGGTGGGCGCGGACGCCGTGCTGCGACCGGCCCGTTCGCTGTCGCCGGGCGAGCGGACCCGCGCCGGGCTGGCGGTGCTGCAGGCGCGCGGGACGACGTGCCTGGTGCTGGACGAGCCGACCAACCACCTGGACGTCGCCGCCATCGAACAGCTCGAACAGGCGCTGGAGGGTTACGGGGGCACGCTGCTGCTGGTGACCCACGACCGGCGGTTGGCGTCGGCGGTGGGGGTTGACCACACCTTGGACGTCCGGACCCTGGCAAGATAG
- a CDS encoding ABC transporter permease, producing MVIATDWVRLLVVCLIFTAAAGAVVRWAGLASPRPVVRAALRAAAQLAAVSLVITAVLASLPLTAAFLVLMAGVATGTSAARTKTGRRGVWVAVAILGGTAPAIAALVASGLVPVRGIALVPVGGILIGGAMTATTLSVRRALDALRDRHGEFEAALALGFTEPVAVRELVRRPAAEALVPALDQTRTVGLVTLPGAFVGMLLGGAPVWQAGALQLVVLLGLLAVEAVAIAVVVELVARGLVRRAGAVGELRLT from the coding sequence GTGGTCATCGCGACGGACTGGGTCCGGCTGCTCGTCGTCTGCCTGATCTTCACCGCGGCCGCGGGCGCCGTCGTGCGGTGGGCGGGGCTGGCGTCGCCCCGGCCGGTGGTCCGGGCGGCGCTGCGGGCCGCCGCGCAGCTGGCCGCGGTGTCGCTGGTGATCACGGCGGTGCTGGCGTCGTTGCCGCTGACGGCGGCGTTCCTGGTGCTGATGGCCGGGGTCGCGACCGGGACGTCGGCCGCGCGCACGAAGACCGGCCGTCGCGGGGTGTGGGTGGCGGTGGCCATCCTCGGCGGGACGGCGCCCGCCATCGCGGCGCTGGTGGCGAGCGGCCTGGTGCCGGTGCGGGGCATCGCGCTGGTGCCGGTCGGCGGAATCCTGATCGGCGGCGCGATGACCGCCACCACGCTGTCCGTGCGCCGGGCGCTCGACGCGCTGCGGGACCGGCACGGCGAGTTCGAGGCGGCGCTGGCGCTGGGGTTCACCGAGCCGGTCGCGGTGCGCGAGCTGGTGCGCAGGCCGGCGGCCGAGGCGCTGGTGCCCGCGTTGGACCAGACCCGGACGGTCGGGCTGGTGACGTTGCCCGGCGCGTTCGTCGGGATGCTCCTGGGCGGCGCGCCGGTGTGGCAGGCGGGTGCGCTGCAACTGGTCGTGCTGCTCGGGCTGCTGGCGGTCGAGGCGGTGGCGATCGCGGTGGTCGTGGAACTCGTCGCCCGCGGACTTGTGCGCCGGGCTGGTGCGGTCGGCGAGCTTAGGCTAACCTAA
- a CDS encoding MFS transporter: MPAYAGGAETDQVERNPAAPPPRSRMFGSLRTRNYRLYASGQVVSLVGLWMQRVAQDWLVLELSDGSPVALGIAAALQFAPTLLLSLWAGVLADRMDKRKLLLVLETGLGLCALTLGLLDVTGVVELWHVYLLCLLLGAVSAVETPVRQSFVVEMVGRDQLTNAVALNSMTFNLARMVGPAAAGVLIIVVGTGWVFLLNAISFLGVIAGLVLMRAGELHRGEPVPREKGQLREGLRYVRKRPDLVILLCLVFFISTFGLNFYVTLAVLARNTFGGDASAYGLLSTMLAVGTLAGATLAAKRSARGKPRLRLLILGALAFGVLEVVVGVMPTMWLSGVALIPVGIAMMTFTTTANATVQLGVSPDMRGRVMGLYMLVFLGGNPLGGPVMGWLAEHFTARAPLVVGGVVSIVAALVGGVVLARRGGLSLPAHRLSLRRRARV; the protein is encoded by the coding sequence GTGCCGGCGTACGCGGGTGGGGCAGAGACGGACCAGGTCGAGCGCAACCCAGCCGCACCACCGCCGCGAAGCCGCATGTTCGGCTCGCTCCGCACCCGCAACTACCGCCTCTACGCCTCCGGCCAGGTCGTCTCCCTGGTCGGCCTGTGGATGCAGCGCGTCGCCCAGGACTGGCTGGTGCTGGAGCTGTCCGACGGCTCGCCCGTCGCGCTCGGCATCGCCGCCGCCCTCCAGTTCGCGCCGACGCTGCTGCTGTCGCTGTGGGCGGGCGTGCTCGCCGACCGGATGGACAAGCGCAAGCTGCTGCTCGTGCTGGAGACCGGCCTCGGGCTCTGCGCGCTGACCCTCGGCCTGCTCGACGTCACCGGCGTGGTCGAGCTGTGGCACGTCTACCTGCTGTGCCTGCTGCTCGGCGCGGTGTCCGCGGTCGAGACGCCGGTGCGGCAGAGCTTCGTGGTCGAGATGGTCGGCCGCGACCAGCTCACCAACGCCGTCGCGCTGAACTCCATGACGTTCAACCTGGCCCGCATGGTCGGCCCGGCCGCCGCCGGCGTGCTGATCATCGTGGTCGGCACTGGCTGGGTGTTCCTGCTCAACGCGATCAGCTTCCTCGGCGTCATCGCCGGGCTCGTCCTGATGCGCGCGGGCGAGCTGCACCGCGGCGAACCCGTGCCGCGGGAGAAGGGCCAGCTGCGCGAGGGCCTGCGGTACGTGCGCAAGCGCCCCGACCTGGTGATCCTGCTGTGCCTGGTGTTCTTCATCAGCACGTTCGGGCTGAACTTCTACGTCACGCTGGCCGTGCTGGCGCGCAACACGTTCGGCGGCGACGCCTCCGCCTACGGCCTGCTGTCCACGATGCTCGCCGTCGGCACGCTGGCCGGCGCGACCCTGGCGGCCAAGCGCAGCGCCCGCGGCAAGCCCCGGCTGCGGCTGCTGATCCTCGGCGCGCTGGCGTTCGGCGTGCTGGAGGTCGTGGTCGGCGTGATGCCGACGATGTGGCTGTCCGGCGTCGCGCTGATCCCCGTCGGCATCGCCATGATGACGTTCACCACGACCGCCAACGCGACCGTGCAGCTGGGCGTGTCACCCGACATGCGGGGCCGGGTCATGGGCCTGTACATGCTGGTGTTCCTCGGCGGGAACCCGCTGGGCGGACCGGTGATGGGCTGGCTGGCCGAGCACTTCACCGCCCGCGCGCCACTGGTCGTCGGCGGTGTGGTGTCGATCGTGGCGGCGCTGGTCGGCGGGGTCGTGCTGGCCAGGCGTGGCGGGTTGAGCCTGCCCGCGCACCGCCTGAGCCTGCGCCGCCGCGCCCGCGTCTGA
- a CDS encoding MarR family winged helix-turn-helix transcriptional regulator, translated as MAETEEAGLASQLRLAVVRLNRRLRAQRVNSAISLTQVSALSTLHKCGPLTPGELAAREGVQPPSMTRVIAALEEYGFATRRPHPTDGRQAIVELSETGLSYINEEVSAREAWLDKRLAELTPEERGVLSRAAGIIDRMAGQ; from the coding sequence GTGGCGGAGACCGAGGAAGCAGGGCTGGCCAGTCAGCTGAGACTGGCCGTCGTCCGGCTCAACCGCAGGCTCCGCGCGCAGCGGGTGAACTCCGCGATCTCGCTCACCCAGGTGTCCGCGCTGTCCACGCTGCACAAGTGCGGACCCCTGACGCCGGGCGAGCTGGCCGCCAGGGAAGGCGTCCAGCCACCGTCGATGACCAGGGTGATAGCCGCTCTGGAGGAGTACGGGTTCGCCACGCGCCGCCCGCACCCCACCGACGGCCGCCAGGCCATCGTGGAGCTGAGCGAGACGGGTCTGAGCTACATCAACGAAGAGGTGTCCGCGCGCGAAGCCTGGCTGGACAAGCGCCTGGCCGAGCTGACACCGGAGGAACGGGGCGTGCTGTCGCGCGCCGCCGGGATCATCGACAGGATGGCGGGGCAGTAA
- a CDS encoding NCS2 family permease, translated as MAAETPSADTPPGTPSGAAPGTPEGASSGTPEEVSSGTSEGASPGKSVSTSQSTSQSTSQSTSRGAASGAVQGGSGRSGLDGFFKISERGSSVGRELRGGLVTFVTMAYIVVLNPLILGSFAADAPGAKVDVLGNILTIPQVAAVTALVAGVMTILFGLVANYPFALATGLGINSFVAVTVVPQVSWPEAMGLVVVNGLVVLLLVVTGVRTAVFNAVPAELKAAIAVGIGLFICFIGLVDAGFVRRLPDAAGTTVPVGLGINGSIASWPTFVFVVGLVVTGILVARKVKGAILIGVLSATVLSIVIEAIVQAGPSQGTNPAGWNLGYPALPEQVFGLPDLSLLGDVSFGAWTRIPALTAALLVFTLVLTDFFDTVGTMTGLGKEAGLIGKDGQLPNVSKALFVDGVGAVAGGAASSSSNTVYIESASGIAEGARTGLANVVTGLLFLAAMFLTPLYAVVPIEAAAPALVIVGALMIMQVKEIDFTDFSIGLPAFLTIVVMPFTYSIANGIGAGFVSYVLLRAMTGRARSVHPLMWVVAAAFVVYFAIGPIQAALTG; from the coding sequence ATGGCCGCCGAGACGCCCTCCGCCGACACGCCGCCGGGCACGCCGTCGGGCGCAGCTCCGGGCACGCCCGAAGGGGCGTCGTCGGGCACCCCCGAAGAGGTGTCGTCGGGCACGTCCGAGGGGGCATCGCCGGGCAAGTCCGTGAGCACGTCGCAGAGCACGTCGCAGAGCACGTCGCAGAGCACGTCCCGGGGCGCGGCCTCGGGCGCCGTTCAGGGCGGGTCGGGGCGGTCCGGGCTGGACGGGTTCTTCAAGATCTCCGAGCGCGGCTCCTCGGTCGGCCGGGAGCTGCGCGGCGGGCTCGTCACCTTCGTGACCATGGCCTACATCGTCGTGCTGAACCCGCTGATCCTGGGCAGCTTCGCCGCCGACGCCCCTGGCGCGAAGGTCGACGTGCTCGGCAACATCCTCACCATCCCGCAGGTCGCGGCGGTGACGGCGCTGGTGGCGGGGGTCATGACGATCCTCTTCGGACTCGTCGCCAACTACCCCTTCGCGCTGGCCACGGGCCTGGGCATCAACTCCTTCGTCGCCGTCACGGTCGTGCCGCAGGTGTCCTGGCCCGAGGCGATGGGCCTGGTCGTGGTCAACGGCCTCGTGGTCCTCCTCCTCGTCGTCACCGGCGTCCGCACGGCGGTGTTCAACGCGGTGCCCGCCGAGCTGAAGGCGGCCATCGCGGTCGGCATCGGGTTGTTCATCTGCTTCATCGGCCTGGTCGACGCCGGGTTCGTGCGCCGGTTGCCCGACGCGGCCGGCACCACCGTGCCGGTCGGGCTCGGCATCAACGGGTCCATCGCGTCCTGGCCGACGTTCGTGTTCGTGGTCGGCCTGGTCGTCACCGGCATCCTGGTCGCCCGCAAGGTCAAGGGCGCGATCCTGATCGGCGTGCTGTCGGCGACCGTGCTGTCCATCGTGATCGAGGCCATCGTCCAGGCGGGCCCGTCGCAGGGCACCAACCCGGCCGGCTGGAACCTCGGCTACCCGGCCCTGCCGGAGCAGGTGTTCGGCCTGCCCGACCTGTCCCTGCTCGGCGACGTGTCGTTCGGCGCGTGGACCCGCATCCCCGCCCTGACGGCAGCCCTGCTGGTCTTCACGCTGGTGCTCACCGACTTCTTCGACACCGTCGGCACGATGACCGGCCTCGGCAAGGAGGCCGGGCTCATCGGCAAGGACGGCCAGTTGCCCAACGTGTCCAAGGCGCTGTTCGTGGACGGCGTCGGCGCGGTCGCGGGTGGTGCGGCGTCCTCGTCGTCCAACACGGTCTACATCGAATCGGCGTCCGGTATCGCCGAGGGGGCGCGGACCGGCCTGGCGAACGTCGTCACCGGCCTGCTGTTCCTGGCCGCCATGTTCCTCACCCCGCTGTACGCGGTGGTGCCGATCGAGGCGGCGGCGCCCGCGCTGGTCATCGTCGGCGCGCTGATGATCATGCAGGTGAAGGAGATCGACTTCACCGACTTCTCGATCGGCCTGCCCGCGTTCCTCACCATCGTGGTCATGCCGTTCACCTACTCGATCGCGAACGGCATCGGCGCGGGTTTCGTCAGCTACGTGCTGCTGCGGGCGATGACCGGGCGGGCGCGCAGCGTGCACCCGCTCATGTGGGTCGTCGCGGCGGCGTTCGTCGTCTACTTCGCGATCGGTCCCATCCAGGCCGCGCTGACCGGCTGA
- a CDS encoding DUF2530 domain-containing protein, protein MAEQDATPLPPPPSLPRNLADPVPVVAAGTALWWLAFVGVLLFGQGFGVVAWTCLSGGVLGIIGYGIFTWQRSAARRGSRTAQQGLD, encoded by the coding sequence GTGGCCGAACAGGACGCAACACCCCTCCCCCCTCCGCCCTCGCTGCCGCGAAACCTGGCCGACCCCGTACCGGTGGTCGCGGCCGGGACGGCGCTGTGGTGGCTGGCGTTCGTCGGTGTGCTGCTGTTCGGGCAGGGCTTCGGCGTGGTGGCGTGGACGTGCCTGTCCGGCGGTGTGCTGGGGATCATCGGCTACGGCATCTTCACCTGGCAACGCTCCGCCGCGCGTCGAGGCAGCAGGACCGCCCAGCAGGGGCTGGACTGA